The Triticum aestivum cultivar Chinese Spring chromosome 7B, IWGSC CS RefSeq v2.1, whole genome shotgun sequence genome window below encodes:
- the LOC123160015 gene encoding disease resistance protein RGA5 has translation MSEIVNNLLAKLADLMGDEFQKLKGVEHHVQFLEEELSTMKAFLEELALRDELDPLTKDWRDHVRDMTYDMEDCFDDLLLNLGSTNANAGFIEKTTELVKTLWARYQFASQIQELKDRAIEANHRCKRYKHDVSSSSSSDLVAVDSRVAALYREAARLVGIDGPREELVGWLVDSEQALKVVSIVGSGGLGKTTLAKQVFDKISEQFNCKAFVSVSQTPDMAGLLIGLKLKLKGTETCRTREVADIIRELQEHLTDKRYFIVVDDLWDRQTWDIISCAFPDSGNGSRIIVTTRVKDVARLACRNHQQCFYKMKFLSDQDSKRLFFSRVFGPEYVDSSQYEEVSTEILKRCGGLPLAIITIAGILVSRPGILRQDWESIRSYLGVQSATDLTMEGMRRILNLSYMHLPAHLRVCCLRLGMHPEDHKIMRDDLVRQWIAESLVRGLPGQDLEDVARSYFNELINRSLIQPERTVAGDVVSCRVHDMIRDVIISKCEEENFMSVVYNSEDMARLHKCKLKVRRLFLSRSSDDAISRTTATSLLKVRSIVSFGESKYLLSRYLRVLFIENWGITIDLSEINRLFHLRYLKVRAQDIKLPSELKGLVHLETLELLSDSIPSDVVQLPRLSHLAALCHRLPSGIGNLKLLRTLYGFKLTGCSLEDIKGLGELTNLRELFLEIEDISEIDDALVSSIEKLRNLRYLTFFNWGRADNDRLLSLSNPPLHIETLLLMPLLISRIPKWIGDLHYLRHLDLRVRETSTDDIRLLGQLRSLMEFKLGLLHFAANGVIIIQTGLFPALEYFCVGLYEEDHELHSADDDVMTHLCFEVGTMPKLQKLELQLHERHWGGATPVGMEHLLALKEIEVAFRYRRGTDRNEVKCRAESALRNALQEHPNRPSVRIN, from the exons ATGTCAGAAATCGTCAACAACCTCCTCGCCAAACTCGCCGACCTCATGGGCGACGAGTTCCAGAAGCTCAAAGGGGTGGAGCATCATGTGCAGTTCCTCGAGGAGGAGCTCAGCACCATGAAAGCTTTCCTGGAGGAGCTGGCGCTGAGGGATGAACTAGATCCCTTGACCAAGGACTGGCGGGACCATGTCAGGGACATGACCTACGACATGGAAGATTGCTTTGATGACTTGCTTCTCAATCTTGGAAGTACCAACGCCAACGCAGGTTTTATCGAGAAGACCACTGAACTTGTCAAGACCCTGTGGGCGCGTTATCAATTTGCAAGCCAGATTCAGGAGCTCAAGGATCGTGCCATAGAGGCGAATCATCGATGCAAAAGGTACAAGCATGATGTTAGCAGTAGCTCTAGTTCTGACCTTGTGGCAGTCGATTCTCGGGTGGCGGCACTCTACAGAGAGGCGGCCAGACTTGTGGGTATTGATGGCCCAAGGGAAGAGCTTGTCGGGTGGCTGGTGGATAGTGAGCAAGCACTCAAGGTGGTGTCTATTGTGGGATCCGGCGGTCTTGGTAAAACTACACTTGCCAAGCAGGTGTTTGACAAGATCAGCGAACAATTCAACTGTAAGGCATTTGTGTCGGTTTCCCAAACACCTGACATGGCAGGGCTCTTGATTGGGTTAAAATTGAAGCTCAAGGGAACAGAGACTTGTCGCACCCGCGAGGTGGCAGACATCATCAGGGAGCTTCAAGAGCATCTCACAGACAAGAG GTACTTTATTGTAGTTGATGACTTGTGGGATCGACAAACATGGGATATCATTAGTTGTGCTTTTCCAGATAGTGGCAATGGGAGTAGAATAATAGTAACTACACGAGTGAAAGATGTGGCTCGCCTGGCATGTCGCAATCACCAGCAGTGCTTTTACAAAATGAAGTTTCTCAGCGACCAAGACTCAAAAAGGTTATTCTTTAGTagagtgtttggccctgagtatgTCGATTCATCCCAATATGAAGAAGTTTCAACTGAAATTTTGAAGAGGTGTGGTGGACTGCCACTTGCTATTATTACAATAGCCGGCATATTAGTTAGTCGCCCAGGAATATTAAGGCAGGATTGGGAGAGCATAAGGAGTTACTTGGGAGTTCAATCTGCCACAGACCTCACCATGGAAGGAATGAGGCGTATATTAAACCTTAGCTACATGCATCTTCCTGCTCATCTTCGGGTATGTTGCTTACGTCTTGGTATGCATCCAGAGGACCACAAGATCATGAGGGATGATCTTGTTCGACAATGGATAGCTGAAAGCCTTGTGCGTGGCTTACCTGGGCAAGATTTGGAGGATGTTGCAAGGAGTTATTTCAATGAACTTATCAATAGAAGCTTGATTCAGCCTGAACGGACAGTCGCTGGGGATGTGGTTTCTTGCAGAGTGCATGATATGATTCGTGATGTTATTATCAGCAAATGTGAAGAGGAAAATTTCATGAGTGTGGTATACAATTCTGAAGACATGGCAAGACTGCATAAATGTAAGCTCAAGGTCCGCCGATTGTTCCTGAGCCGGAGTTCTGATGATGCTATATCAAGGACCACTGCTACTAGTCTGTTGAAGGTTAGATCGATTGTATCATTCGGAGAGTCCAAGTATTTGTTATCCAGATATCTCCGGGTGCTGTTCATTGAAAACTGGGGGATCACTATCGATCTCAGTGAGATCAACCGATTGTTTCACCTGAGGTATTTGAAAGTTAGAGCACAAGACATAAAACTTCCGTCTGAATTGAAAGGACTTGTGCATTTGGAGACACTGGAACTGCTTTCTGATTCAATCCCGTCAGATGTAGTTCAGTTGCCCCGTTTGTCCCACCTGGCTGCTCTATGTCACAGGCTGCCTAGCGGGATCGGGAACTTGAAATTATTGCGGACTCTGTATGGGTTTAAGTTGACAGGTTGCTCCTTGGAGGATATCAAGGGCCTGGGCGAGCTAACCAATTTGCGGGAGCTCTTTCTCGAAatagaagatataagtgaaattGACGATGCTTTGGTCTCCTCCATTGAAAAGCTTCGTAACCTGAGATATCTCACTTTTTTTAATTGGGGGCGTGCTGACAATGACAGGCTGTTATCATTATCAAATCCTCCCCTTCATATCGAGACACTACTACTGATGCCTCTCTTGATCTCTAGAATTCCAAAGTGGATTGGTGATCTGCATTATCTCCGTCACCTGGATCTGCGTGTTAGGGAGACATCGACTGATGACATTCGTCTTCTTGGACAGCTGCGCTCCCTCATGGAATTCAAATTGGGTTTGTTGCATTTCGCTGCAAATGGAGTTATTATAATCCAAACAGGATTATTTCCAGCTCTGGAGTACTTTTGTGTAGGCCTTTATGAGGAAGATCATGAGTTACACTCTGCAGACGACGATGTTATGACACACCTGTGCTTCGAGGTCGGGACAATGCCCAAGCTACAAAAGCTCGAGCTACAGTTACACGAGAGGCACTGGGGCGGCGCTACCCCAGTCGGCATGGAGCACCTGTTGGCTCTCAAGGAAATTGAGGTAGCATTCCGCTACCGCAGAGGCACTGATAGGAATGAAGTGAAGTGTCGTGCTGAGTCTGCGCTCAGGAACGCCTTGCAAGAGCACCCAAACCGTCCTTCCGTTCGCATCAATTAG